Proteins encoded by one window of Pseudochaenichthys georgianus chromosome 9, fPseGeo1.2, whole genome shotgun sequence:
- the LOC117452012 gene encoding uncharacterized protein: MNIPILEIFLGILGFGLSIMFCTTFCRVCSRFREEQIDREAARRSNQELRPPIYFIPFHGSLSQHDSEDVPGMPRYSQELYLPPQYNNAAFCGPPPSYNELELKPDDLPPAYTDYSVPVYPLPSPHHMVQPQTPQ; encoded by the exons GATCTTCCTGGGCATCCTGGGCTTCGGCCTCTCCATCATGTTCTGCACGACCTTCTGCAGGGTGTGCAGTCGCTTCAGGGAGGAGCAGATCGATCGGGAGGCGGCGAGACGGAGTAACCAGGAGCTGCGCCCTCCGATATATTTCATCCCTTTCCATGGGAGCCTGTCACAGCACGACAGCGAAGACGTCCCAGGCATGCCCCGATACAGCCAGGAGCTTTACCTGCCCCCGCAATACAACAACGCTGCCTTCTGTGGGCCCCCACCTTCCTATAATGAG CTGGAATTGAAGCCGGATGATCTTCCCCCTGCTTACACAGATTATAGCGTTCCTGTGTATCCCCTCCCATCTCCACATCACATGGTTCAACCACAAACACCACAATAA